A window from Streptomyces sp. NBC_00335 encodes these proteins:
- a CDS encoding STM4011 family radical SAM protein, with amino-acid sequence MDLTVLYRGPLSSCDYDCPYCPFAKRRDSRELLTADRAALERFTGWAAGNTGDRLSVLFTPWGEGLVRSWYRRALVELSHLPHVRRVAIQTNLSGRTGWTAEADRDTLALWCTYHPGQTPYDRFLGKCRELTAAGVRFSVGVVGLPEHLAEARRLRAALPPEVYLWVNAAEGHTYTDPEADDWTALDPLFPFSRHPHRSAGLPCRTGASVISVDGAGTVRRCHFVKAELGNLYDGSYRAALRPRACPLAVCECHIGYVHLETLPLYDVFAGGVLERIPALP; translated from the coding sequence ATGGACCTGACCGTGCTCTACCGGGGCCCGCTGTCCTCCTGCGACTACGACTGCCCCTACTGCCCGTTCGCCAAGCGGCGCGACAGCCGGGAGCTGCTGACGGCAGACCGGGCCGCCCTGGAACGGTTCACCGGCTGGGCCGCCGGGAACACCGGCGACCGGCTGTCCGTCCTGTTCACCCCGTGGGGCGAGGGATTGGTCCGCTCCTGGTACCGGCGCGCCCTGGTGGAGCTGTCGCACCTGCCGCACGTGCGCCGGGTCGCGATCCAGACCAACCTGAGCGGCCGCACCGGCTGGACCGCCGAGGCCGACCGGGACACGCTCGCGCTGTGGTGCACGTACCACCCGGGGCAGACCCCGTACGACCGCTTCCTGGGCAAGTGCCGGGAACTGACCGCCGCCGGGGTGCGGTTCAGCGTGGGCGTGGTCGGCCTGCCCGAACACCTCGCGGAGGCCCGCCGGCTGCGCGCCGCGCTGCCGCCCGAGGTGTACCTGTGGGTCAACGCGGCCGAGGGGCACACGTACACCGATCCGGAAGCGGACGACTGGACCGCCCTGGACCCGCTCTTCCCCTTCAGCCGCCACCCGCACCGCTCGGCGGGCCTGCCCTGCCGCACGGGCGCCTCGGTGATCTCGGTGGACGGCGCCGGCACGGTCCGCCGCTGCCACTTCGTCAAGGCGGAGCTGGGCAACCTCTACGACGGCTCCTACCGGGCCGCCCTGCGCCCGCGCGCCTGCCCCCTCGCGGTCTGCGAGTGCCACATCGGCTACGTCCACTTGGAGACGCTCCCGCTCTACGACGTCTTCGCGGGCGGCGTCCTGGAGCGGATCCCCGCCCTCCCCTGA